From Natranaerovirga hydrolytica, the proteins below share one genomic window:
- the nadA gene encoding quinolinate synthase NadA: MVSYYCIYRCQYIFRRHNMKDTINTIEKLKKEKDAIILAHLYQNPEIQEIADFVGDSFELSKKAKESKAQTIVFCGVHFMAESAKILSPEKTVLLPREDAGCPMADMVTEKEVQQLRKKYPNAAVVCYVNSSAKVKALSDICCTSSNALKVVKSLPNKQIIFIPDENLGHYIKKQVTDKEVIPFDGYCITHHLVTKEEVIKIKKDLKGLKFLAHPECREEILEEADYIGSTSQIIQYVKESKDKEFIIGTEQGILHKLTQNNPEKTFYLASSKLICMNMKKTKIEDVLNALENNTHQIELEENVKEKAYDSLNKMLEI, encoded by the coding sequence ATGGTATCATACTACTGTATATACAGATGTCAATACATATTCAGGAGGCATAATATGAAAGATACCATTAATACAATAGAAAAATTAAAGAAAGAAAAAGATGCAATCATTTTAGCCCATCTATATCAAAATCCTGAGATACAAGAAATAGCAGACTTTGTAGGAGATTCGTTTGAATTAAGTAAAAAAGCAAAAGAAAGTAAAGCTCAAACCATTGTTTTTTGTGGTGTTCATTTTATGGCAGAAAGTGCAAAGATTTTAAGTCCAGAAAAAACAGTTCTTTTACCAAGAGAAGATGCAGGATGTCCTATGGCTGACATGGTTACAGAAAAGGAAGTTCAGCAACTTAGAAAAAAGTATCCCAATGCAGCAGTAGTCTGTTATGTTAATTCATCTGCAAAGGTAAAAGCTTTAAGTGATATTTGCTGTACATCTTCTAATGCACTAAAAGTTGTAAAATCACTACCCAATAAGCAAATTATTTTTATTCCAGATGAGAACTTAGGTCATTACATAAAAAAACAAGTTACAGATAAAGAAGTCATTCCTTTTGACGGTTATTGTATTACACATCATTTGGTGACAAAAGAAGAAGTGATTAAAATAAAAAAAGACCTAAAGGGATTAAAATTTTTAGCACATCCAGAATGTAGAGAAGAAATCTTAGAGGAAGCAGATTATATAGGTAGTACATCTCAAATCATACAATACGTTAAGGAATCAAAAGATAAAGAATTTATTATAGGAACAGAGCAAGGGATATTGCACAAACTAACACAAAATAATCCAGAAAAAACATTTTACTTAGCTTCTTCTAAGTTAATCTGTATGAATATGAAAAAAACAAAAATAGAAGACGTGCTAAATGCATTGGAAAACAATACACATCAAATAGAATTGGAAGAAAACGTTAAAGAAAAAGCTTATGATAGTCTCAATAAGATGTTAGAGATTTAA
- the panB gene encoding 3-methyl-2-oxobutanoate hydroxymethyltransferase, translating into MNKRITTHSFKKMKEDKEKITILTAYDYPTANILDDEGIDALLVGDSLGMVVLGYEDTTQVTIEDMIHHIKAVSRGAKRSMVIGDMPFVSYHISKEQSVINAGRLIQEGQAKAVKLEGGKEIVEDVKAIAKAGIPVMGHIGLTPQSVHQLGGYFIQGKTKEQSDQLLEDAKALEEAGAFAIVLECVTEEVAEMITNHLKIPTIGIGAGRKCDGQVLVTHDMIGFYHSKSPRFAKRYVDLHEQIRNGVHGYIKEVKENRFPQEEHVFKMNSQELDKLYGKGESL; encoded by the coding sequence ATGAACAAACGAATTACAACCCATTCATTTAAAAAAATGAAAGAAGACAAAGAAAAAATAACGATTTTAACAGCCTATGACTATCCCACAGCAAATATTTTAGACGATGAAGGCATTGATGCCCTATTAGTAGGCGATTCTTTAGGGATGGTTGTGTTAGGTTATGAAGACACCACACAAGTAACCATTGAGGATATGATTCATCATATAAAAGCAGTGAGTAGAGGAGCAAAGCGATCAATGGTAATAGGAGACATGCCCTTTGTATCCTATCATATTAGTAAAGAACAAAGCGTTATTAATGCAGGACGTTTAATACAAGAAGGTCAAGCGAAAGCTGTAAAATTAGAAGGTGGAAAAGAAATTGTAGAAGATGTAAAAGCCATAGCAAAGGCAGGCATTCCTGTAATGGGACATATTGGCTTAACGCCTCAATCTGTACATCAATTAGGTGGCTATTTTATACAAGGCAAAACAAAGGAACAAAGTGATCAATTACTAGAAGATGCAAAGGCGTTGGAAGAGGCAGGTGCTTTCGCCATTGTTTTAGAGTGTGTAACAGAAGAAGTAGCTGAAATGATTACAAACCATCTTAAGATTCCAACCATAGGAATTGGGGCAGGAAGAAAATGTGATGGACAAGTCCTTGTAACCCACGATATGATAGGTTTTTATCACAGTAAAAGCCCTCGTTTTGCTAAAAGATATGTTGATTTACATGAACAAATTAGAAATGGTGTACATGGTTATATAAAAGAAGTCAAAGAGAATCGTTTTCCCCAAGAAGAACATGTCTTTAAAATGAATAGTCAAGAGTTAGACAAATTATATGGTAAAGGTGAGTCGTTATGA
- a CDS encoding sodium/glutamate symporter, with translation MMSAESVGFSLLLLGLLLIIGKWVRVGTPLLQDLFLPSSLIAGMIALIIGPEILGRILDIQIIPSRTLETWRYLPGLMINIVFAALFIGKKIPNVKTIWRLAGPQVILGYIISFGQYVVGLVLSIFILAPVFGMNPMSGALIEVGFVGGHGTAAGLRETFVEVGFAEGGDLAIGLATVGVLGGVLIGIGLINWGIRKNKLVNQFQSTDRSVLERKGIIELDTREPAGFLSTRSESIEPLSLHFGYIAIAILLGYSILQGMIYIENVTWGAMTGVYLLKYIPLFPLAMLGGIIVQLVLDKIDKHNTIDRSLINRIQGLALDILIVSALATLSLTVIGENLMPFIILALGGILWTVFAFVFLAPRILPDYWFERGIGDFGQSMGITATGLLLMQVTDPDNKTPALESFGYKQLLLELFVGGGLFTAASIPLIFQFGATSILIFTSTITIGALIFGLVVYGRKK, from the coding sequence ATGATGTCAGCAGAATCTGTAGGTTTTAGTTTGTTATTATTGGGATTATTGCTTATTATTGGAAAATGGGTTAGAGTAGGGACGCCTTTACTTCAAGATTTGTTCCTTCCCAGTTCATTAATAGCAGGCATGATTGCATTAATAATTGGACCAGAAATACTGGGTAGAATTCTAGATATACAAATCATTCCAAGTAGAACATTAGAAACGTGGAGGTATTTACCTGGATTAATGATTAATATTGTGTTTGCAGCACTTTTTATAGGAAAGAAAATACCAAATGTAAAAACAATATGGAGACTGGCAGGACCACAAGTAATACTCGGATACATAATATCCTTTGGCCAATATGTCGTTGGATTGGTATTATCAATATTTATACTAGCCCCTGTTTTTGGGATGAATCCTATGTCAGGTGCTTTAATAGAAGTAGGCTTTGTTGGTGGACATGGAACAGCAGCGGGACTAAGAGAAACCTTTGTGGAAGTTGGATTTGCTGAAGGAGGAGACTTAGCAATTGGATTGGCAACAGTAGGGGTATTGGGTGGCGTGCTTATTGGTATTGGCCTTATTAATTGGGGAATAAGAAAAAACAAACTGGTGAATCAATTCCAATCGACTGATAGAAGTGTTTTAGAAAGAAAAGGCATAATTGAGTTGGATACAAGAGAACCTGCAGGGTTTTTAAGTACTCGGTCAGAATCAATAGAACCATTATCCTTACATTTTGGATATATTGCCATAGCCATCCTGTTAGGTTACAGTATTCTACAAGGCATGATATATATTGAAAATGTTACTTGGGGTGCAATGACAGGGGTGTATTTATTAAAGTACATTCCTCTTTTCCCATTAGCAATGCTAGGGGGGATAATCGTTCAGCTGGTATTGGATAAAATAGACAAGCATAATACAATTGATAGAAGTCTAATCAATAGAATTCAAGGATTGGCATTGGATATTCTTATTGTGAGTGCATTAGCAACCCTTTCATTAACAGTAATAGGTGAGAATTTAATGCCTTTCATAATACTCGCATTAGGAGGAATCCTTTGGACAGTATTTGCATTTGTGTTCTTGGCACCGAGAATACTTCCAGATTATTGGTTTGAAAGAGGTATTGGCGATTTCGGTCAATCAATGGGCATAACGGCTACAGGATTATTGCTAATGCAGGTTACAGACCCAGATAACAAAACGCCAGCCCTAGAAAGCTTTGGGTACAAACAATTATTATTGGAACTATTTGTAGGTGGTGGACTATTCACAGCGGCATCCATACCACTTATCTTTCAGTTTGGGGCCACTTCAATTCTAATCTTTACATCTACAATCACTATAGGCGCATTAATATTTGGTTTGGTGGTGTATGGTAGAAAAAAATAA
- the coaBC gene encoding bifunctional phosphopantothenoylcysteine decarboxylase/phosphopantothenate--cysteine ligase CoaBC encodes MLENKTVVIGVSGGIAVYKVCDLVSRLKKLNAKVHVIMTRSATEFVSPLTFQSLSQNYVVVDMFEEPKTWDVEHIAIAKKADIFVVAPATANVIGKIKNGIADDMLTTTIMATQAPVLMAPAMNTNMYLNPIVQENIKYLRERQYKFVEPESGRLACGDLGVGKLADNDRILKSIKQILLPQTDFKDKNILITAGPTREWIDPVRYISNPSSGKMGYALAQAAIERGAKVTLVSGPVTIDKPKGLYHFTSVETANEMYETVMTNLSPQDIIIKTAAVSDYRPKDKFENKVKKDKVNTNLELISNPDILYTIGKNKKEHQFVVGFAAETNNIIEEGMKKLIKKQLDLIVVNDIQSDDAGFQSDTNIVTLIDKNKNIREVPKVTKATLSHIILDEIVKIQKG; translated from the coding sequence ATGTTAGAGAACAAAACTGTAGTAATAGGTGTATCAGGCGGTATAGCTGTTTACAAAGTATGTGACTTAGTGAGTCGATTAAAAAAATTAAATGCAAAGGTACATGTGATTATGACACGTTCGGCAACAGAATTTGTGTCTCCTTTAACCTTTCAATCTCTTAGCCAAAATTATGTGGTTGTTGATATGTTTGAAGAACCTAAGACTTGGGATGTAGAACATATTGCCATTGCTAAAAAAGCGGACATATTTGTTGTAGCACCTGCAACAGCAAATGTTATAGGAAAAATCAAGAACGGTATTGCAGATGATATGCTGACAACAACGATTATGGCAACACAAGCCCCCGTTTTGATGGCACCCGCTATGAATACCAATATGTATTTGAATCCTATTGTTCAAGAGAACATAAAATATCTTAGAGAAAGGCAATACAAATTTGTTGAACCAGAGTCTGGACGATTAGCTTGCGGGGATTTAGGCGTTGGCAAATTAGCAGATAATGATCGTATTTTAAAAAGCATCAAACAAATACTATTGCCTCAAACAGACTTTAAAGACAAAAACATTTTAATAACAGCAGGACCTACAAGAGAATGGATTGATCCAGTCAGATATATTAGTAATCCTTCAAGTGGGAAGATGGGGTATGCATTAGCACAAGCAGCAATAGAAAGAGGTGCAAAGGTAACCTTAGTATCAGGACCAGTAACAATAGATAAACCTAAAGGTCTATACCATTTCACTTCTGTGGAAACGGCTAATGAAATGTATGAAACGGTTATGACAAACCTTTCGCCCCAGGATATTATTATAAAAACAGCAGCCGTTTCAGATTATAGGCCAAAAGATAAATTTGAGAATAAAGTAAAAAAAGATAAGGTGAATACTAATTTAGAACTTATATCAAATCCTGATATTTTATATACCATTGGTAAAAATAAAAAAGAACATCAATTTGTGGTAGGATTTGCTGCAGAAACCAATAATATAATTGAAGAAGGTATGAAAAAACTGATTAAAAAACAATTGGATTTAATAGTAGTCAATGATATCCAATCAGATGACGCAGGTTTTCAGTCAGATACCAATATCGTAACATTAATTGATAAAAACAAAAATATTCGAGAGGTTCCAAAAGTAACAAAAGCAACTTTAAGCCATATCATATTGGATGAAATCGTAAAAATACAAAAAGGATAA
- the panD gene encoding aspartate 1-decarboxylase: MLIEMMIGKIHKATVTDANLNYVGSITIDEVLLKATGILPNQKVQVVNNNNGARLETYVISGKANSGVICMNGAAARLAQPGDVIIIIAYAQMDYEEAKANEPKVILVNEKNAIEAILEGEEAPEEIYEDK, encoded by the coding sequence GTGTTAATAGAAATGATGATTGGAAAAATCCATAAAGCCACTGTAACAGATGCTAATCTAAATTATGTGGGTAGCATAACAATTGATGAAGTACTGTTAAAAGCCACGGGAATTTTGCCCAATCAAAAAGTACAAGTGGTTAATAATAATAATGGCGCGAGACTTGAAACCTATGTCATATCGGGAAAAGCCAACAGTGGTGTGATTTGTATGAATGGAGCGGCAGCAAGATTAGCACAACCAGGCGATGTGATAATCATTATAGCGTATGCTCAAATGGATTATGAAGAAGCAAAAGCGAATGAACCTAAAGTTATATTAGTGAATGAAAAAAATGCTATAGAAGCAATTTTAGAAGGTGAAGAAGCACCTGAAGAAATATATGAGGACAAATAA
- a CDS encoding CBS domain-containing protein, giving the protein MKISDIYKKNVYKVTQTDNIKRVLEVLNELSLNGVPVVDEGDNLVGMVVKADIYRFLIDPGHYDTCPVDWVMTKKVLTANEEDGIKEVAKKLRDNEIVAMPVIKEDKVIGSISIEDILDYYINEK; this is encoded by the coding sequence ATGAAAATAAGTGATATTTATAAAAAAAATGTTTACAAAGTAACTCAAACAGATAATATTAAAAGGGTATTAGAGGTATTAAATGAACTTTCGCTCAATGGTGTTCCAGTAGTAGATGAAGGGGATAATTTGGTTGGTATGGTCGTAAAAGCTGATATTTATAGGTTTTTAATTGACCCAGGCCATTACGACACTTGTCCAGTAGATTGGGTTATGACAAAAAAAGTGTTAACAGCTAACGAAGAAGATGGTATAAAAGAAGTGGCTAAAAAATTAAGAGATAATGAAATAGTCGCTATGCCTGTTATCAAGGAAGATAAAGTAATTGGTAGTATCAGCATAGAAGATATATTGGATTATTATATCAATGAAAAATAA
- the panC gene encoding pantoate--beta-alanine ligase: MKLYKTLEDLKKVLMPYDVKNKCIGLVPTMGFLHKGHTSLIEKAAKENDMVVVSIFVNPTQFGPNEDYEKYPRDIKRDYELATQAGADIIFTPEVNQMYDHPKTTIQVKELTNKLCGLSRPGHFDGVTTVVAKLFNGVKPHKAYFGQKDAQQLIVIQKMVKDLNYDIEIIGCPIVRESDGLALSSRNVYLSTEERKQATILYKSLITIKDKIVNGERDAKSLKEEITRMIKSQPLAKIDYVALVDVYALENVEQIKDKVLIALAVKFGDTRLIDNIVVEV; encoded by the coding sequence ATGAAATTATATAAAACCCTTGAGGACTTAAAAAAAGTCTTAATGCCTTATGATGTAAAAAATAAGTGTATAGGGCTGGTTCCCACAATGGGATTTTTACATAAAGGGCATACGTCTTTAATAGAAAAAGCAGCAAAGGAAAATGACATGGTTGTTGTCAGTATATTTGTCAATCCTACTCAGTTTGGTCCAAATGAGGATTATGAAAAATATCCAAGAGACATTAAAAGAGATTATGAACTGGCTACTCAAGCGGGTGCTGATATAATTTTCACACCAGAGGTCAATCAAATGTATGATCATCCAAAAACAACAATACAAGTAAAAGAATTAACCAATAAGTTATGTGGTTTATCTCGCCCAGGGCATTTTGATGGTGTGACAACAGTTGTGGCCAAACTGTTTAATGGCGTCAAGCCCCATAAAGCCTATTTTGGACAAAAAGATGCACAGCAATTAATTGTTATTCAAAAAATGGTTAAAGACTTAAATTATGATATTGAGATTATTGGTTGTCCTATTGTTAGAGAAAGTGATGGGTTAGCATTAAGTTCTAGAAACGTGTATTTAAGTACAGAAGAAAGAAAGCAAGCCACAATCTTATACAAAAGCTTGATTACAATAAAAGATAAGATTGTCAATGGAGAAAGAGATGCCAAATCTCTCAAAGAAGAAATAACAAGGATGATAAAAAGTCAACCCTTAGCCAAGATTGATTATGTAGCATTGGTTGATGTGTATGCGTTGGAGAATGTAGAACAAATAAAAGATAAGGTTTTAATTGCATTAGCAGTAAAATTTGGTGACACACGGTTAATCGATAATATAGTAGTGGAGGTATAA
- a CDS encoding DEAD/DEAH box helicase, whose translation MNFEDYNLSEELLKSISMLSFETPTKVQEQVIPAIFEQQDIIVKSQTGSGKTAAFAIPICELVGWGENKPQALVVAPTRELAIQVKEDVFNLGRFKRLKVAAVYGKASLESQEKELKQKTHVVVGTPGRIIDLMRRGTFDTSKIKYLIIDEADEMLNMGFIDQIENIIKKLPKKRVTTLLSATMPQDIEHLCSQYMNDPIKVDIEDEDSVTDRIYQERYNVEEREKLELLRDLTIVENPDSCIIFANTQIKVDEVYNALSDMEYTCDKIHGGMDQRDRLRVMNDFKQGHFRYLIATDVAARGIDVDDISLVVNYDVPQEKESYVHRIGRTGRKDREGRAITFVTQSEKRYINQIQQFLGKEMPLKERPDEATVRNGKQEFEEKLSTRPEIKEAKGASLSKGIIKLHINAGKKTKMRPVDIVGTLCSIEGMTAEDVGIINIVEVSTFVEVLNNKGEMVLKALQNKPIKGRIRKVSRAERLN comes from the coding sequence ATGAATTTTGAAGATTATAATTTAAGCGAGGAACTATTAAAGTCAATAAGTATGTTGAGTTTTGAAACGCCTACAAAAGTACAAGAACAAGTTATACCAGCAATATTTGAGCAACAAGATATAATTGTAAAGTCTCAAACAGGTAGCGGAAAGACGGCTGCGTTTGCAATTCCTATTTGTGAATTAGTAGGTTGGGGTGAGAACAAGCCACAAGCATTGGTTGTTGCACCAACAAGAGAACTGGCTATACAAGTTAAAGAAGATGTTTTTAATTTGGGGAGATTCAAAAGACTTAAAGTTGCAGCCGTTTACGGGAAGGCTTCTTTAGAAAGTCAAGAAAAAGAACTCAAACAAAAAACACATGTGGTCGTTGGTACGCCTGGTCGTATTATAGACCTGATGAGACGAGGCACATTTGATACATCAAAAATAAAATACCTCATCATTGATGAAGCAGATGAAATGCTTAATATGGGATTCATCGATCAAATTGAAAACATTATAAAAAAATTACCTAAAAAACGTGTCACAACATTGCTATCAGCAACAATGCCCCAAGATATAGAACATTTATGCAGTCAATATATGAATGACCCTATAAAAGTTGATATCGAAGATGAAGATTCAGTAACAGATCGAATCTATCAAGAAAGATATAATGTCGAAGAAAGAGAAAAACTAGAATTACTTAGAGATCTTACAATAGTAGAAAACCCAGACAGTTGCATTATATTTGCCAATACCCAGATAAAAGTAGACGAGGTTTACAATGCATTATCGGATATGGAATATACTTGTGATAAGATCCATGGTGGCATGGACCAAAGGGATCGATTAAGGGTAATGAATGACTTTAAGCAAGGTCATTTTAGATATTTGATTGCAACAGATGTTGCTGCGAGAGGCATAGACGTAGACGATATTTCTCTTGTAGTCAATTACGATGTGCCCCAAGAAAAAGAAAGCTATGTCCATAGGATAGGAAGAACCGGACGTAAAGACCGAGAAGGACGAGCAATTACTTTTGTAACACAAAGTGAAAAAAGATACATCAACCAAATACAACAATTTCTTGGCAAAGAAATGCCATTAAAAGAAAGACCAGATGAAGCAACAGTAAGAAATGGTAAACAGGAATTTGAAGAAAAATTAAGTACAAGACCTGAAATCAAAGAAGCAAAAGGTGCGTCACTAAGCAAAGGTATAATAAAACTACACATTAATGCAGGTAAAAAAACAAAAATGCGACCAGTAGACATTGTAGGGACCCTTTGTAGCATAGAAGGTATGACAGCAGAAGATGTAGGGATCATCAATATCGTTGAAGTATCAACCTTTGTAGAAGTACTTAACAATAAAGGTGAGATGGTACTAAAAGCATTACAAAACAAGCCAATAAAAGGAAGAATTCGTAAAGTCAGTAGAGCAGAAAGATTGAATTAA